A genomic stretch from Achromobacter spanius includes:
- a CDS encoding FecR domain-containing protein, which produces MNAPPVPDALLAEAAGWMARLHDAPDDPASLQALSCWIARSPAHAQAWARAERVLGAFGQVPQPMRAQALKGLAKPDRRRLAARLLGLTVAAPVAYWAWRATQADLESATGQIRQATLADGTRMTLDTSTQVDVRYSASQRLLSLRAGRIFVATASDSHLPARPFLVQTPMGSVQAIGTQFTVSLEQDDALVAVYEGAVDVRPNDGGGQIVRAGRQARFNAAMTQPDTALLETSPAWTSGILTADNMRLADWTRAMARYRPGFLHCASEVANLRVYGSFSLRDTDASLALLARTLPVRVATRTRYWVQIQARGA; this is translated from the coding sequence ATGAACGCGCCGCCCGTTCCGGATGCGCTGTTGGCCGAAGCGGCGGGCTGGATGGCTCGCTTGCACGACGCCCCGGATGACCCGGCCAGCTTGCAGGCCTTGTCCTGCTGGATTGCCCGCAGCCCCGCGCATGCGCAGGCCTGGGCGCGGGCCGAGCGCGTGCTGGGCGCCTTCGGGCAAGTGCCGCAACCCATGCGCGCGCAGGCCCTGAAAGGGCTGGCAAAGCCCGATCGACGGCGTCTGGCGGCCCGCCTGCTGGGTCTTACCGTCGCCGCTCCCGTGGCCTATTGGGCGTGGCGCGCCACGCAAGCGGACCTGGAAAGCGCCACCGGTCAGATCCGGCAGGCAACGCTTGCGGATGGCACGCGGATGACGCTGGATACCAGCACGCAGGTCGACGTCCGCTACTCGGCCTCGCAACGCTTGCTGTCGCTTCGGGCGGGGCGCATCTTCGTGGCGACGGCGTCGGATTCCCACTTGCCCGCGCGTCCGTTTCTGGTGCAGACACCGATGGGCAGTGTGCAGGCCATCGGCACGCAGTTCACGGTCAGCCTGGAACAAGACGACGCGCTGGTTGCCGTCTACGAAGGCGCGGTGGATGTACGCCCCAACGATGGCGGCGGCCAGATCGTGCGCGCGGGTCGGCAGGCCAGGTTCAATGCCGCCATGACGCAGCCCGACACCGCCTTGCTGGAAACTTCGCCCGCATGGACCAGCGGCATTCTGACGGCGGACAACATGCGCCTGGCCGATTGGACGCGCGCCATGGCCCGCTACCGCCCGGGCTTTCTGCACTGCGCGAGCGAGGTCGCGAACCTGCGCGTGTACGGCTCGTTTTCATTGCGGGACACGGACGCCAGCTTGGCGTTGCTGGCCCGAACGCTGCCGGTGCGCGTGGCCACGCGTACGCGGTATTGGGTGCAGATCCAGGCGCGTGGTGCGTAG
- a CDS encoding sigma-70 family RNA polymerase sigma factor — protein MSESTAPRRLALSGLYADHHQWLYNWLRKRLGNAWDAADLAHDTFLRVYSSNRALEMPEPRAFLTHVAKGLVVDFWRHRSVEQAYAESVAALPADTAPSPESRALILEALYCIDRMLDAMPGRVRGVFLMSQLDGLTYAQIAAATGLSVRTVNRHMQQAYLACLTAIDP, from the coding sequence ATGTCCGAATCCACCGCGCCCCGTCGGCTAGCCCTTAGCGGGCTTTACGCCGATCATCATCAATGGCTCTACAACTGGCTGCGCAAGCGGCTGGGCAACGCCTGGGATGCGGCGGACCTGGCTCACGACACGTTCCTGCGCGTCTATTCCAGCAACCGCGCGCTGGAAATGCCCGAGCCGCGCGCGTTCCTGACTCACGTTGCAAAAGGCCTGGTCGTCGACTTCTGGCGGCACCGCAGCGTGGAACAGGCCTACGCGGAATCGGTGGCGGCCTTGCCCGCCGACACCGCGCCGTCTCCGGAAAGTCGGGCCTTGATCCTGGAAGCCTTGTACTGCATCGATCGCATGTTGGACGCGATGCCGGGGCGGGTGCGCGGCGTGTTCCTCATGTCGCAACTGGACGGCCTGACGTATGCGCAGATTGCCGCCGCCACGGGCCTGTCGGTACGCACGGTCAACCGCCATATGCAGCAGGCGTACCTGGCGTGCCTGACCGCCATTGATCCATGA
- a CDS encoding PepSY-associated TM helix domain-containing protein, translated as MKSPSTPPSPTSRLLSAGPSQRKWWFALHSWAGLKLSLFMAFICLTGTLAVIATELDWLVQPAMRVDPAAQRASWGDMVQAAQAARPGWTLQSVTAAHGSHFAARALMRTPQGEQRFVWIDPYRAIVTGDTSWFSLQRWLRNTHRHLFLPTRYGVPLVSALSIPLLVLVTTGLVVYKRWWRGFLAWPRRGKRRLTWGDTHRLLAVWSLWFSTLIALTGLWYLVESLGGHAPRLPAITTPDAPRAASPFTAQTLDAAVARVHQAWPDLDIRVLRLDADGRAGQVEGQTQAWLVRDRANAIRLPLSDDAAARRGAADLSPHQRLSEMADPLHFGSFGPWPVRVIWFVFGAALTTLCLTGAYLYGLRIAGGSAALRAKAGHVGAPAAPAREAWTGMRPWRWGWVALLLMSQALFISEAMGWINLFG; from the coding sequence ATGAAATCCCCTTCGACTCCGCCCAGCCCGACCTCACGCCTGCTATCCGCCGGTCCTTCCCAGCGCAAATGGTGGTTTGCGCTGCATAGCTGGGCAGGGTTGAAGCTAAGCCTCTTCATGGCGTTCATCTGTCTGACCGGCACGCTTGCCGTTATCGCAACCGAGCTGGACTGGCTGGTGCAGCCAGCCATGCGGGTCGACCCGGCCGCGCAGCGCGCAAGTTGGGGCGACATGGTCCAGGCCGCGCAAGCGGCGCGCCCTGGCTGGACGCTGCAATCCGTCACTGCCGCCCACGGCTCGCACTTTGCCGCGCGGGCCTTGATGCGCACCCCGCAGGGCGAACAACGCTTCGTATGGATCGACCCGTATCGCGCCATCGTCACCGGGGACACGTCCTGGTTCAGCCTTCAGCGTTGGCTGCGCAATACGCATCGGCATCTGTTTCTGCCCACGCGCTATGGCGTGCCCTTGGTGTCGGCCTTGTCGATACCGCTGCTGGTGCTGGTCACGACGGGGCTGGTCGTCTACAAGCGCTGGTGGCGCGGCTTTCTGGCATGGCCACGGCGGGGAAAGCGTCGCTTGACTTGGGGCGATACCCATCGGCTGCTGGCGGTGTGGAGCCTGTGGTTCAGCACGCTGATTGCGTTGACCGGCCTGTGGTATCTGGTCGAATCGCTGGGCGGGCATGCGCCGCGGCTGCCCGCCATCACCACCCCGGACGCGCCACGTGCCGCCTCGCCTTTTACGGCCCAGACGCTGGACGCGGCCGTGGCGCGCGTGCATCAAGCGTGGCCCGATCTGGACATCCGTGTCTTGCGGCTGGATGCCGATGGCCGGGCCGGGCAAGTGGAGGGGCAGACGCAGGCGTGGCTGGTTCGCGACCGGGCCAACGCCATCCGGCTACCGCTATCCGACGATGCCGCCGCCCGGCGCGGCGCGGCTGACCTTAGCCCGCATCAGCGCCTGTCGGAAATGGCGGACCCGCTGCATTTCGGCTCGTTCGGCCCCTGGCCCGTGCGCGTGATCTGGTTCGTCTTCGGCGCGGCGTTGACCACGTTGTGCCTGACTGGTGCCTATCTTTACGGCCTGCGCATCGCGGGCGGCAGCGCCGCGCTCAGGGCAAAGGCCGGGCATGTCGGCGCACCCGCCGCGCCCGCGCGTGAAGCCTGGACGGGCATGCGCCCGTGGCGCTGGGGGTGGGTGGCGTTGTTGTTGATGTCGCAGGCGCTGTTCATCAGCGAAGCCATGGGCTGGATCAATCTGTTCGGATGA
- a CDS encoding Bug family tripartite tricarboxylate transporter substrate binding protein — protein MFDHSKARSARYLRAVLVSALAFIGHAAQAQAQPAYPDHPVRLIVPQSAGSGADVVARLLSEKMASALGASVVVENKPGANGIVATSYVAKAPADGYTLLLAGVSQMSFNPKLYKSLPYDANKDFTYIAPVVDTPFVLVAGKSSPYKNLQQLLAAAKATPDSVTFASAGAGNSTHLSTEMIAAGAGIKLRHVPYKGSGPALNAVIGGQVDVMTSVLGSALPQIEAGNVIPLAILAEQRASDLPNVPTLKEAGIQAPAMPGWFALVGPAGTDGAIVSKLNGAIQAAIADPAVNKRLKDLYFVPMQGSANAMRARAEDDAKVWGEFIASTGVQVD, from the coding sequence ATGTTCGACCACAGTAAAGCCCGTTCCGCCCGTTACTTGCGCGCGGTCCTTGTCAGCGCGCTGGCCTTTATCGGCCATGCAGCCCAGGCCCAGGCCCAGCCTGCCTATCCCGACCATCCCGTCCGGTTGATCGTTCCGCAATCCGCAGGCTCCGGGGCCGACGTGGTCGCGCGCTTGTTGAGCGAAAAGATGGCAAGCGCCCTGGGCGCTTCTGTCGTCGTCGAAAACAAGCCTGGCGCGAACGGCATCGTGGCCACGTCTTATGTGGCCAAGGCGCCCGCCGACGGCTACACGCTGCTGTTGGCGGGCGTGTCCCAGATGAGCTTCAACCCCAAGCTATACAAGAGCCTGCCCTACGACGCGAATAAGGACTTCACCTACATCGCGCCGGTGGTTGACACGCCCTTCGTCCTGGTCGCCGGAAAGAGCAGCCCCTACAAGAATCTGCAGCAGTTGCTGGCCGCCGCCAAGGCCACGCCCGACAGCGTCACGTTTGCCAGCGCCGGGGCCGGCAACTCCACCCACTTGTCGACCGAGATGATCGCGGCAGGCGCCGGCATCAAGTTGCGGCACGTTCCCTACAAGGGCTCCGGCCCGGCGCTGAATGCCGTGATCGGCGGGCAGGTCGACGTCATGACCAGCGTGCTGGGTTCCGCGTTGCCGCAGATCGAGGCGGGCAATGTCATTCCGTTGGCGATCCTGGCCGAGCAGCGCGCCAGCGACCTGCCCAATGTGCCCACCTTGAAGGAAGCGGGCATACAAGCCCCCGCCATGCCGGGTTGGTTCGCCTTGGTCGGCCCGGCGGGCACCGACGGCGCCATCGTGAGCAAGCTGAACGGGGCCATCCAGGCCGCCATTGCCGACCCGGCCGTCAACAAGCGGCTGAAGGATCTTTACTTCGTTCCGATGCAAGGAAGCGCCAACGCCATGCGCGCCCGGGCGGAAGACGACGCCAAGGTATGGGGCGAGTTCATTGCCAGCACCGGCGTCCAGGTCGATTGA
- a CDS encoding Bug family tripartite tricarboxylate transporter substrate binding protein yields the protein MKTLSLLAAITGALTMLSPAHAQQAAAWPDKPVRIIVPFAAGGSTDIVARKVAQRLGQLTNQPFVVENKPGAGGTLGAAYARGLPADGYSLFLGTVSTQSVAPFLYKTLPYDPLKDFRGLAMIASVPNVVVVNKNLKLHDLKGLIATARSKPGGLTYGSSGLGSSNHLATEALRASLDIPVTHVPYRGSGPALTDTMAGHVDFMLDVAMTSLPYIKRGDLNAVAVTSRQRLDVLPDVPTVAEQGFPDFEALGWFGLFAPAQTPEDVAGKIAGLVRQVVTEKDMTAYFEAQGATASGVTLKDFDDVVAADRAHWGKVAELAKIKPE from the coding sequence ATGAAGACGCTATCCCTGCTCGCCGCCATCACCGGCGCCCTGACGATGCTCTCGCCCGCGCACGCGCAACAGGCCGCCGCTTGGCCAGACAAGCCCGTCCGGATCATCGTGCCATTCGCCGCGGGCGGCTCGACCGACATCGTGGCACGCAAGGTGGCCCAACGATTGGGCCAACTGACTAACCAGCCGTTTGTCGTCGAAAACAAACCCGGCGCGGGCGGGACGTTGGGCGCCGCCTACGCGCGCGGGCTGCCGGCCGATGGCTATTCCCTGTTCCTGGGCACGGTCAGCACGCAATCGGTTGCGCCGTTCCTGTACAAGACCCTGCCCTATGACCCGCTGAAAGACTTTCGTGGGCTGGCGATGATTGCGTCCGTTCCCAACGTCGTCGTCGTCAACAAGAACTTGAAGCTGCACGATCTGAAAGGGCTGATCGCCACGGCCAGAAGCAAGCCGGGCGGCCTGACGTATGGGTCCAGCGGTCTGGGTTCATCCAACCACTTGGCGACCGAGGCCTTGCGCGCCAGTCTGGACATTCCCGTGACCCATGTTCCTTATCGAGGCTCCGGGCCCGCCCTGACCGACACGATGGCAGGGCACGTGGACTTCATGCTGGATGTGGCGATGACGTCGTTGCCTTACATCAAGCGTGGCGACCTCAACGCTGTTGCCGTCACGTCCAGGCAACGCCTGGATGTCTTGCCCGACGTGCCTACCGTTGCCGAACAAGGCTTTCCGGACTTTGAAGCGCTGGGATGGTTCGGCCTGTTCGCCCCCGCGCAAACCCCCGAAGACGTGGCCGGCAAAATCGCGGGCCTGGTGCGCCAGGTCGTCACCGAGAAGGACATGACCGCCTACTTCGAAGCGCAAGGCGCCACCGCCAGCGGCGTCACGCTGAAGGACTTCGATGACGTCGTGGCCGCCGACCGCGCCCATTGGGGCAAGGTGGCGGAACTGGCGAAGATCAAGCCTGAATAA
- a CDS encoding LysR substrate-binding domain-containing protein produces the protein MDFRQLKYFTRIVELESITAAAETLHIAQPSLSQHVANLEREFETPLLLRGPGGVRATDAGKLLYRHAKMVLRQVEEAKSALKHGRDTPAGHVTVGLPTSTSRVLAVPLIEAVAQRYPEVLLEVIEGSSADLAVAVSLHRMDIAVAMDVQPQPARMTTTPLLVENLYLVGPALGVDAISLQHMAELPLVLPSFPNSIRVLAARAFADDALPLTLVAETSAVSVLLGLVRAGKGWTVLPSSALVGPEADSDRIVSTPIADKAFSRRVSVCMSLSTEKSVVCTHIHQTLIDVARDLVETGRWAGVSWKN, from the coding sequence ATGGATTTCCGACAACTCAAGTACTTCACCCGCATCGTCGAGCTGGAAAGCATTACGGCCGCCGCCGAGACCTTGCATATTGCGCAGCCGTCATTGAGCCAACACGTGGCCAACCTGGAACGCGAATTTGAGACCCCCTTGCTACTCAGGGGCCCGGGCGGGGTACGCGCCACCGACGCGGGCAAACTCTTGTACCGGCACGCCAAGATGGTGTTGCGCCAAGTTGAAGAGGCAAAATCCGCGTTGAAGCACGGGCGAGACACGCCGGCGGGCCATGTCACGGTCGGACTGCCAACCAGTACGTCCCGCGTGCTGGCGGTGCCGCTGATTGAAGCGGTGGCGCAGCGGTATCCCGAGGTGTTGCTGGAAGTGATTGAGGGAAGCAGCGCCGATCTGGCCGTGGCGGTTTCCCTGCACCGCATGGATATCGCGGTGGCGATGGACGTCCAGCCGCAGCCGGCTCGCATGACCACGACGCCGCTGCTGGTCGAAAACCTGTATCTGGTCGGACCCGCACTGGGCGTGGATGCGATATCGCTGCAACACATGGCGGAGTTGCCCCTGGTGCTTCCCAGCTTTCCCAATTCAATCCGCGTGCTGGCCGCGCGCGCTTTCGCGGACGACGCCTTGCCCTTGACGCTGGTTGCGGAAACCAGCGCGGTGTCGGTCTTGCTTGGCTTGGTACGCGCGGGCAAAGGCTGGACCGTGCTGCCGTCGTCCGCGCTGGTGGGGCCTGAGGCCGACTCCGACCGGATCGTGTCCACGCCGATTGCAGACAAGGCGTTCAGCCGCAGGGTGTCGGTCTGCATGTCCTTGTCTACCGAAAAAAGCGTGGTCTGCACCCACATCCACCAGACCTTGATAGACGTGGCACGAGACCTGGTCGAGACGGGGCGATGGGCGGGCGTAAGCTGGAAAAACTGA
- a CDS encoding CocE/NonD family hydrolase: MPSYPKNEDVAWVVPPQAYADTRPEVYAIPAPRSRYLTMRDGCRLAVDIYVPEDKPERGDDPAPAQFPAIVLFTPYYRRFKLHPDGVGECAPNTAKFRDFFVPRGYAVVVIDVRGTGASFGTRDSFRSPRERDDSREVVEWIVTQPWSSGVVGATGISYLGAASDFLASTGHPAVKAIAPLFSVWDTYTDNYFPGGIQLKALTQSYDDLMVALDHDRREMLHRFVYYANPHFEGPRPVDEDPEGELLKAAIQEHLGNFRQTEFMPEFRFREDPLPYDAQFSSATFSPYSLAEHIPPDVAVLSVSGWMDGGGYMNGAISRYLTLSKNPSHLLLGPWDHGARIDVSPWRTTQMADFPWLAEILRFFDHYLLGKQTGLDAEAPIHYYALHSEQWRSAAQWPPYDQGKDSALYLAPALTLEAAPAPSLSHQTYQVDFSIGTGAGTRYERIAAINSTEYYPDWQGRGDRMCSFTSTPLDAAAELAGHAVADLWVSSSEPDAALFVYLTEIEADGTERYVTEGLLRLLHRKATRCPPQYQTTWPFRTFSRQDARPMTPGKFERVEVPLLPTAWQFKPGSRIRISIAGADKDHCGQVPHGRPPLLKIGTGGDHASRIDLPLAPVSQTIAGNEAKP, encoded by the coding sequence ATGCCGTCGTACCCAAAAAACGAAGATGTGGCCTGGGTGGTCCCGCCGCAGGCCTACGCGGACACCCGGCCCGAGGTTTACGCCATCCCGGCGCCGCGTTCCCGCTACCTGACGATGCGCGATGGCTGCCGCCTGGCAGTTGATATCTATGTTCCGGAAGACAAGCCCGAACGCGGTGATGATCCGGCACCCGCGCAGTTTCCCGCCATCGTGCTGTTCACGCCGTACTACCGCCGCTTCAAGCTTCATCCGGACGGGGTCGGCGAATGCGCGCCCAATACCGCCAAGTTTCGGGATTTCTTTGTGCCGCGCGGATACGCCGTGGTCGTCATCGACGTGCGCGGCACGGGCGCAAGTTTCGGCACGCGCGACAGCTTCCGCTCGCCACGCGAACGCGACGACAGCCGCGAAGTGGTGGAGTGGATCGTCACGCAGCCGTGGTCCAGCGGCGTCGTGGGCGCCACCGGCATCTCTTACCTGGGGGCCGCTTCTGATTTTCTAGCCAGCACCGGTCACCCGGCGGTGAAGGCCATTGCCCCGCTTTTTTCGGTATGGGACACCTACACCGACAACTACTTTCCGGGCGGCATCCAACTCAAGGCGCTGACGCAAAGCTACGACGACCTGATGGTCGCCCTGGACCATGACCGACGCGAGATGCTGCACCGGTTCGTCTACTACGCAAACCCGCACTTTGAAGGGCCGCGGCCAGTAGACGAAGATCCGGAAGGCGAACTGTTGAAAGCCGCCATCCAGGAACACCTGGGCAACTTCCGCCAGACGGAGTTCATGCCCGAGTTCCGTTTTCGCGAAGACCCCCTGCCCTACGATGCGCAGTTCAGTTCGGCAACGTTCAGCCCCTACAGCCTGGCCGAACACATTCCGCCTGACGTGGCCGTGCTGTCGGTATCGGGCTGGATGGACGGCGGCGGCTACATGAACGGCGCTATCTCGCGCTATCTGACCTTGTCGAAAAACCCCAGCCACCTTTTGCTTGGGCCCTGGGACCATGGCGCGCGCATTGATGTGTCGCCGTGGCGCACGACGCAGATGGCGGACTTTCCCTGGCTTGCCGAAATTCTGCGGTTCTTCGATCACTATCTGCTGGGCAAGCAAACGGGCCTGGATGCCGAGGCGCCGATCCACTACTACGCGCTGCACTCGGAACAATGGCGTAGCGCCGCGCAGTGGCCTCCCTACGACCAGGGCAAAGACAGTGCGCTATATCTGGCGCCCGCCTTGACGCTTGAGGCCGCCCCGGCGCCCAGCCTTTCGCATCAAACCTATCAAGTGGACTTTTCCATCGGCACCGGCGCTGGCACCCGCTACGAGCGCATCGCTGCCATCAACAGCACCGAGTACTACCCCGACTGGCAAGGACGCGGCGACCGCATGTGCAGCTTTACGTCCACGCCGCTGGACGCCGCAGCCGAATTGGCGGGCCACGCCGTGGCGGACCTATGGGTCAGCAGCAGCGAGCCTGACGCCGCCTTGTTTGTCTACCTGACCGAAATCGAGGCCGACGGCACCGAGCGCTATGTGACCGAAGGCCTGTTGCGGCTGCTGCACCGCAAAGCGACACGCTGCCCGCCGCAATACCAGACAACGTGGCCCTTTCGCACATTCAGCCGGCAAGATGCGCGGCCGATGACACCGGGCAAATTCGAACGTGTCGAGGTCCCACTCTTGCCCACCGCCTGGCAATTCAAACCGGGTAGCCGCATCCGGATATCGATTGCTGGGGCGGACAAAGACCACTGCGGACAGGTTCCTCACGGGCGCCCCCCGCTGTTGAAGATCGGCACGGGCGGCGATCATGCTTCACGCATCGACCTGCCGCTTGCGCCGGTTTCACAGACCATTGCCGGCAATGAGGCAAAGCCATGA
- a CDS encoding GAF domain-containing protein, with amino-acid sequence MIAPFSLSALEIDILRAALSHTTSAEEPGLLLGALDGIAQRAVGHRLFTALRYDLAAGTAHRLYSSAPDRYPASGTKLISAAPAMQKMLATGKPLLTPDADAVRINFPDADAIFALNCQSVLNIPVYGRGRLLGQINLLHAANHYTPAHTDFCAGLAVIAATAFL; translated from the coding sequence ATGATCGCGCCGTTCAGCTTGTCCGCCTTGGAAATCGACATCCTGCGCGCCGCGCTCTCTCACACAACATCCGCCGAGGAGCCCGGCCTCTTGCTTGGCGCACTGGACGGCATTGCGCAGCGAGCGGTCGGCCACCGTTTGTTCACCGCCTTGCGCTATGACCTTGCAGCTGGCACCGCGCATCGTTTGTACAGCAGCGCCCCCGACCGTTATCCGGCCAGCGGCACCAAGTTGATCAGCGCGGCGCCGGCCATGCAGAAAATGCTGGCGACGGGCAAGCCCTTGCTGACGCCCGACGCGGACGCGGTCCGCATCAACTTCCCCGACGCCGACGCCATCTTCGCCTTGAATTGCCAGAGCGTGCTGAACATCCCGGTGTATGGCCGGGGCCGCCTGCTTGGGCAGATCAATCTATTGCACGCGGCGAATCACTACACGCCCGCGCACACCGACTTCTGCGCGGGCTTGGCGGTCATCGCCGCCACGGCATTCCTCTGA
- a CDS encoding aldehyde dehydrogenase (NADP(+)) → MQITGEMLIGHAAVRGTAGTQCAFNPTLNADIAEPSFGLGTHADVERAATLAAAAFDPYRHLPLARRAEFLEAIADEILALGDALIQRAHQESGLPVARLTGERGRTIGQMRLFAQVVRDGHFLGAIVDTAQPERQPLPRADLRQAKVPLGPVAVFGASNFPLAFSVAGGDTASALAAGAPVIVKAHSAHLGTSELVGRAVQKAAQRTGMPEGVFSLLIGAGRTIGEALVAHPAIKAVGFTGSRQGGLALVNIANQRREPIPVYAEMSSINPVFLLPAALAARGQAIAQGFVDSLALGAGQFCTNPGLVIAIDGPELDRFIAAASDALAAKAAQVMLTPGICAAYNRSREQVQAVPGVETVANGSAARDQSNAAQAALYVTSARNLLNNEALQAEMFGPASVIVRAQSWEEVLNVAEHLEGQLTATLQLDAPDHAAARTLLSVLERKCGRILANGFPTGVEVSHAMVHGGPYPATSNAMHTSVGATAIDRFLRPVCYQDLPDALRPDALQQDNPLGIWRLVDGAPVPPDGGR, encoded by the coding sequence ATGCAGATCACTGGAGAAATGCTCATCGGTCACGCCGCCGTGCGCGGCACGGCCGGTACGCAATGCGCCTTCAACCCCACGTTGAATGCCGACATCGCGGAACCAAGCTTCGGCCTGGGCACGCACGCTGACGTGGAGCGCGCCGCCACGTTGGCTGCTGCCGCGTTCGACCCGTATCGCCATCTTCCGCTGGCTCGCCGCGCGGAATTCCTGGAGGCGATAGCCGATGAAATCCTGGCGTTGGGCGACGCGCTGATCCAGCGCGCCCACCAGGAAAGCGGCTTGCCCGTGGCGCGGCTGACGGGTGAACGTGGCCGCACCATCGGCCAAATGCGCCTGTTTGCCCAGGTGGTGCGCGACGGCCACTTTCTGGGCGCCATTGTTGATACTGCCCAACCCGAACGTCAGCCGCTGCCGCGCGCGGATTTGCGCCAGGCAAAAGTGCCGCTTGGGCCTGTGGCCGTGTTCGGCGCCAGCAATTTCCCCCTGGCGTTTTCCGTGGCGGGCGGCGATACGGCGTCCGCCCTGGCGGCCGGCGCCCCGGTCATTGTCAAGGCGCACAGCGCGCATCTGGGCACATCCGAACTGGTGGGGCGCGCCGTGCAAAAAGCCGCGCAACGCACGGGCATGCCTGAAGGCGTGTTCTCCTTGCTGATCGGCGCGGGCCGAACCATCGGCGAAGCGCTGGTCGCGCATCCGGCCATCAAGGCGGTGGGGTTCACGGGCTCGCGGCAAGGCGGCTTGGCGCTGGTCAACATTGCCAATCAGCGGCGCGAACCCATCCCCGTGTATGCCGAAATGAGCAGCATCAACCCCGTATTCTTGCTGCCCGCCGCGCTGGCGGCGCGCGGGCAGGCCATCGCGCAAGGCTTTGTGGATTCGCTGGCTTTGGGCGCGGGCCAGTTCTGCACCAACCCCGGCCTGGTCATCGCCATCGATGGGCCGGAGCTGGATCGCTTCATCGCCGCCGCCAGCGACGCGCTGGCCGCCAAGGCCGCGCAGGTCATGCTCACGCCCGGCATCTGCGCCGCGTACAACCGCAGCCGCGAGCAGGTCCAGGCCGTGCCGGGCGTTGAAACCGTGGCAAACGGCAGTGCCGCGCGTGATCAATCCAATGCCGCGCAGGCCGCGCTCTACGTGACCAGTGCGCGCAATCTGTTGAACAACGAGGCCTTGCAGGCCGAGATGTTCGGCCCGGCATCGGTCATCGTGCGCGCGCAAAGCTGGGAAGAGGTGCTGAACGTGGCCGAGCATCTGGAAGGCCAGTTGACGGCAACGCTGCAACTGGACGCGCCGGACCATGCTGCCGCCCGCACGCTGCTCAGCGTGCTGGAACGCAAGTGCGGCCGCATCCTGGCCAATGGCTTTCCCACGGGCGTGGAAGTCAGCCACGCCATGGTGCATGGCGGCCCGTACCCGGCCACGTCGAATGCCATGCACACGTCTGTTGGGGCAACGGCCATCGACCGGTTCTTGCGACCGGTGTGCTATCAGGATCTGCCGGATGCGCTGCGGCCAGACGCCCTGCAACAAGACAACCCCCTGGGGATCTGGCGTCTGGTGGATGGGGCGCCGGTGCCGCCTGACGGGGGCCGTTGA